ACAGTGGCGGTATTTTACCATTCGGCTGTCTAATTGgaaatttgtagtttaatgtatatatatatatatatatatatatatatatatatataataatatatatatatatatatgtgtgtgtgtgtgtgtgtgtgtatacacagtgGTCCCCGTAATTGTGGGGGTTAGAATCCGTGAATagtggaacccctataaaaatgctgaaaacaacctattttgttcgtcaaaactcaagaaaaaacccactaaaaaatcttatacattgtttttttttagttttatcacaaaaaagcccacattttataatgaaattaataaaaataaaaaaaaaacaaaaaaacaggaatttctggatatttctcttagaaaaataccaccaataggcgaattttctgcgaacAATAAggggaaatgttcccaagagaaatccgtgaatgcatgagtccgcgaatccggagaacacgattacaggggtccactgtgtgtatataatatatatatatatatatatatatataatatatatatatatatatatatatatatatattgtttctcgGTTTTTAATCTGAAGAGAAATAGCTTAGCTGACCAGTAGAGTTTTTGACTGCAATACAGCCAAGAGCTTTATGTGGAACACTTGTGTCAGAGTTAATATGGAAGGGAAACCCCTCTGGAGAAGAGCTGGTTTTGCCAGTGAAATCTACTCAAGGAAATAGACACGACGAAGTATGAAATATCTTTGTTTTATACTATAGCACCTTGATGTTGAATAGACGTGAATGGGTATTTCAGAGGTATTTTCTGGTAAGTTCACAACTTACTTTTAAATTctagtcttcctttttttttttacacagttcTTCATTAACTGGATTACGTTTACACAAGTCTTTGTATCTAAGTGAAATCCTTAACAGGTTCATCGTATAGTTACTATCATCCAAGACTCACTGGGACCTCATTATCTTGTCTGATATTCGTATTCCAGTACATTCACTTCTTAACCTTTGGCTTATCCTTCGTCCCACTCTCCTTGATTTCCTTGCTAGCTCTCTTTTTCGTTCCCCCTTCCTCGATTATCCTGACGTCGAACTCCTTCTCCGGACACTTCTCTTTGCACTCCTGGACGAACTTCACCTCGGTCTCGGCACCTTTGCCCTTTTTCCCAGTCTTGTCCTTCGTGTCGGTGCCCTTCTTCTCCTTATATCATATGAAGGTGTTCAGTTGTTTGTGAAAAGCGGCGATGTAGTCCAGTATGAGCTTCGCGTGAGGCCTGTCCTTCGGGTGGATGGCCCAGCAGAACGCCATGACCTTGTACAGGTCGTCCGGGCAGTTGAGAGGCTGGGCAAGCCTATACCCATCGCGGAGGTACTCGCCCATCTCGCAGGCTGCTACTTCGACGTACGGCTGCTGCGCTAAGGTCGTCAGCTCCCACACCAACACGCCGTAGGACCACTGAAAGAAACAAAGGTAGAAGTGATACCCATGGTTCAAATGTGTTTCCATGTCACTGTAATTCATACTATGGGCGAATCGTAATGTACATTTGAAACATAAAGTATTTAAcccttataaaaacaaaattaccatGAAGGTAAATCGTAATCCAGGTGAGAAAGAGCCAGGAAATGCTGGTAAGTGGGTGGTCCTTCGGGAATTATCAcatgattatataattatcaaatttttcttttatttcctctttgtcAATCACCATACCACAAATAGCCAAGACGACATTCCCTATTACCCTTACAATCAAGAACAGCTTACACTTTAATCACACATTGTGAATATATCAAAGGATTAAGGATTAAGATAACTTTGCCCGATCATTTACCAATCTTCTCATCCATATCCCATTAACTCACAAGGGGAGATTGgaccccattaaaaaaaaaaaatagaaaaaaaaatatatatatatatatatatatatatatatatatatctatatatatatatatatatatatatatattttataactaaGACATCAGAATCAATTATCTTTATCCTACGAATCACATAGGATGAAACCATATCGGAAACAGTCTAATTCAAGATATATTACAGCATAATCCATCATGACACAAGAAATCGACTTGAAAATCGCTCTGTGATATGTTGAAGACACTTTGCAatactaaaaaaatgtatatttttttggtcTTGTAGTGTATTGCAAAGTGTCTTTAACAAATCTCAGAACGAGCTGCAAGTCGATATCTTGTGTCATGATGGATTATGctgtaataaatattaaattcgaCTGTTCCCGAGATGATTTCAGCTAACGTATTTCGTAGGATAACGATATTTGATTCTGATGTCTTGGTTATaaatttgtagatattttttcAACAGATACATAGACGTTACGAAAACACAACAGAAATGCTTtacgaaataaagaataaattaaatctCTCTAGAACCGTCTTGCCAAACTCACCACGTCGCTGGCAGAGGAGATGACGTTTTCGTTTATCGTTTCGTAAGACATCCACTTGATGGGTCGCGGAGTCTCGTGCTCGACGCTCTCGTAATCGGAGGGGAAGAGGTCACGTGACAAAGCCGCGTCTGTGATGCGCAGCTGAAGCTTCTCGCTCACGCTggaggaagaagaatgaaaagaagCTTTTAGTAAGCGATAAGGAATTATGTATATgcttacatgcatatatgtatgcacagCAAATGATGTAATTCAGCTTACCCTTCTTTTATAGCTGCTGGAAAGGAAGGCAGACTTACGCTATACGTAATTAtctagtatatacacacatacatacataaatggacacacacacacatatatataacagatgATGGCATTAAGTGGATTACCTCTCTCTTTTTAGGTACTATAAAAGGAACATTGTATTGCGCAATAGccaattatgtatatacatacagacatacgtaGATACACTACAGATGATGAAATCACCAAGGTTGACCCTCTTTCCTTACCTGCTGAATAGAAAGCTTGTCAAATACGATAGGTAATTAGGTAGAGAGTAACTGCTtacgtacttacatacatacatatctaaaaCAGATTATGGAAATTAGGagattaccccccccccccccatttacaGCTACTGACAAGGAAGTTTTTCTTGTATTTAGTAATTacttacatgtatacatacatatacgcatacatacatacaaacgcaaGGTCATAGAATTATGGAGATTaaacactctttttttttttttttttgttattggagGAGCACGTCTTGCGCATTAGGTAatcatgtatatagatacatacatagcatacacAACAGATGATGCCATTAAAAAGGttactctcctttttttttaagctacTAAAAGGCGTATCATACCCTACATGAATGCTGCCTctgaaaaaatttcattttataatgatttCTCACAACAATTACCACAACTCTTTATAAAAACTTACACGCAGTTCCTAGCGGCTATGTCGCCGTGCAACACGTTTGCAGTGTGGAGGAATGAAAGCCCCTGAGCAGCCTGGACTGCTAACTCCACAAGTTCAGGAGCTCTTAAGTGACCTCCTCGATGCTCTTGAAGGTACCTGAAATAAAAGACAAGAGCTTTAAAGTTACTGTACGAATTCAGCTGAAGTGGAGAAGAGATTGAAGTTCCTGTGCATTGAAAATGGGATGTATTAGGCTGAGGCCTAGTTACTAACACTGAGACTACTTCAGGTATTTGCTCTACATTACATACAAATAgggtacatgcattaagctacaaatgtcttttaatatccaattcactctgttaaccagaggggaattttttagctgataataatttcgtcctctcgtgggttcgaaccagcgcccagcggactgaggagacatcaggacttcagtgatattatcgactcggccaacaagggtactacaaatatatatatatatatatatatatatatattatatatatatatatatatatatatatattatatataatttatatatttataatatatatatatatattatatattttgtatatatatatatatatatataatatatatatatattatatatatatatatatatatatatgggataaaataaattataataaatatataatatatatatatagtaaaatataatatatatataatatatatatatatatatatatatttatatatatattaatatgaatgtaatatatttatatatatatatatataaatataatattataataatatatataatataatttatgggttaaaagaaaactaatgaataAGGTTATTTGGTTCCCTGGACCTCCTTTCAAACGCCAACGGTACAAGAGTTATTTTATTTGttctatataaatgaacaaagtcttattgaaaaaaaacttactttttgaGATTCTGGTATCCGTGGAAAGGATAGATTAGAAAAGGCGACGAGTTGTTGGCGAAGGATATCCCCACCATCGTCAGGACATTTCGGTGGTAAAGGTTGAAGAGGTGAGTCCCTTCCCTGTAGAGGAGGACCAGCTCGTCGTGAGGGGCGCCCTCCGTCACCGTCTTGATCAGGACCTGTTGATCCTGCTCCGGGTGGTCGCGCTGGATCCAGCCGCGGAAGACGCGCCCGAAGGAGCCCTCCTGCACCACCGCCGTCAGGCGTACTCTCGGGCGCTCAACCTGAAGGAGAGAGACGGCAAAATAGTagagaaattaaataatacataatagttaattataaaaacagttcCGAGGCCTTGATAATACGGATTGCTTATTACTTACCAATAGTTAAGGAAAAGTGATTCCaagacttcctttttttttcttttttttttcttttttttataagacggttgaaatttaattatatccGAAACACATTAGAActgactatctatctatctatctactattacatacatacgtgcatacaaacagacatacacacacacacataataattatatatatatatatgcacacatatatatcttgaataaGGTAACACATAGCAGTGTTGATATACCTCACTTTGATATTGAAATTATCTAGTTCTTCGTTCTTTGGTTTCAATTATTGCATGAGTGGGATTAGGATCGAATATCAATATGGAATTATCGTAGGAAATGACAAAAATGCCTATTTTCATCTAGATCTTAAGCTGTGCATGTTTGTTGAGAGagaaaagtatacatatatatttgagctGTTGGACAAATACGGGTTAGCTTGAGTTTACCAAATATACATCTGACAATTAATGGTGAAAGAGATTTAACTGGCTACTGATCCAAGCAAAATAAAGATTAAAGAGATTTAAATCGCTACCGATCCAAGATAAAATAAGgattaaagaaaattaacaggCTATTTATCCAAGCTAAATATAGATTAAAGAGATTTAATTCGCTACTGATCCAAGATAAAATAAGGATTAAAGAGAATTAACTGGCTATTGCTCCAAGCTAAATAAAGATTAAAGAGGTTTAATTCGCTACTAATCCAAGATAAAATAAGGATTAAAGAGAATTAACTGGCTACTGATCCATGATGAACAAAGATTAAAACGTCTTTGGTCAAGGTCAAATTCTTAAGCTGAATATATCAGGATATAAAAGATTGTCTCATATATACGGATATGTACgctttaaaaaaagggggaaggggtaAAAATGTTCAAAGTATAGTAATAGACACTTGGAATATTAACATACACATTCATATTCAAGCATAGTTGTGCATATAcacaatttgtaaaaaaaaaaaaaaaaaaaaaaaaaaaaaaaaaaaacggaaacctAAACACACTGAATAAAGACATCCCGCTGATCACTCAACCACAAAGACCCGCAGTTCTCTCACCTCCATCTGCCTGAACCTCTCCTGAAGCTCTGCTGCAGAAGGATCCACGATGACCTCCGAGCGGTTGAGGGTATTCGAAGACTTACAGGTCTCTCTGGTGCCCGTATCCCTGCTGGAGTTACAGGTATCCCTACTCCCAACGGTATCCCGACTGCATGGAGTGAGGGTGACTGCGGTCGAGGCGTAGGGCTGGGGCGTGGCGTAGGTGGTGTGGGCTGGCGTGGGCGTCATGGGGGAGATGGGCGTGTTGAGCTTCCGGATGGAGGCGTAGGAGTTGGTGAGGGAGGAGGGCAGAGTGTAAGTGTTGTTGATGGAGGCGGGTGGTCGGAGGAGGGTGGAGTCTGTCAGAGTTCCTGTCTTGACGGGGGGCGGGCCTGTGCTGATGCTGCGAAGTGAACGTTAAAACAGCAATTAgtgattgtagagagagagagagagaagagagagagagaggaaaaatgtcagttcaattattcataaacaacaaTACCCAAAAGGCATCGCGTCCTACCCGAGGATTCTGTGATCGGTGTCCCTCTTCAATTTTCTTCTCCTGAAGAAGGCGACACCGACGATGACAGTGACGACCAGGGTGATACCTGCTAGGACGGAGACGATGTAGTAGAACACAGGTAGGCTGTCGCCGTGGTCGCCTAAAGGACCCAGGTGCGGCGAGTACATCTCAGCTGATTGACCTGAAcgacgaccaaaaaaaaaaaaaaatgaatagcgacctttaatgaaataatgaaaccgTCGGATAAACCGATACATCAATATCGAACCCCTGATATGTGACCTTTAATCCAGTAATGCcgattattattcaaagaacaaCTACTACTCTTGAATTAATTTTCAACTCTGTTTTTTGGTTAATTTAccataaacagaaataatttaacATCTGGTAAATTCATGCAATAACCTCCAATTTCTCAGTACCTACAAGAGATTAAATTTAATTCTGAGATTACTAGTTTAAGCTCAGAGccgtttaatgaaatatatatacatacatatatcccaagcataaaaggcccattaacacaatctggtttaaagctaaggactatatttcggtggactgactcccacccgtATCAataagtgaatgacagaagaagttacattgacgaaatatgtagtgggagatatgcccacTATATATTtagccaatgtaacttcttctgtcattaaCTAATTGATacgggtgggagtcagtccaccaaaatatagtccttagctttaaatcagtgttttaatgggccttttatacttgagaagtaACCTGTCTTaacgaagaatgtatatatatatatatatatatatatatatatatatatatatatatatatatatatatatatatatatatatatatatatatatatatattatatatatatatatactcttcccagctggttcccatttctatatatatatatcttatatatatatatatatatatatatatatatatatatagatataaaattcaaaacattgatggttaggctattcctcggcagtacaaatcagaaggcgttgaagaagacagcattaaacatatggtcactttattctcattgcgacgtttcgagaccaatgtctcatcatccaggctaaaagataaagataaaaacaaaatgatatacaatacagcattaaattatttttgttgacataaaaaaaaaaaacacattgaataaagtttTAATACTAGGAAATTCacaaacattgaaatacaagttactctaaataatgaaataaaataaaactaaaatataaaaaaatatatataaataaaaaaaagcattattaaaataggaatagttaaaaaagacaccttgtctcaacgacgttcggttgctgtatggaaaacgcaatcgaaagtaaacaagaagaagggcctggtttaagggaacagatgaagagtggttgttcaaggttggaactagtttctttatagctagcgattctaaaattggaaggtgatgtgagtatggacttgataacaatatcttaaaaatccttatagtttatactatttttacaaaatttaccatgatttctaatgttagatagttctgggttggacagtttaccCTGTACgaaactaatgcccatatgtgcatcacatctcaccttaagcaagcggcgcgtgtttccaacgtaagtctgcctattgcattggcagcaagtataaatgtagacaacgccggattgcattaaagaaaaggtaatctctctttatgacgcacATATTACTGATAgttctagggttcattaagataaacttaacatcaacagctggaaaatgattgattaaaatCTCCTAAGTGAGGTTAAAAAAGAtgtgtcatgcatataaggaaatcgtacataaaacttgagtttctgggCCAAATCCTTCAGCAGCAACACATTTGGCCCAgaaaactcaagttttatatacgatttccttatatgcatgacacaTCTTTTTTACcctcacttaaggagaattttaatcaatcattttccagctgttgatgttaagtttatcttaatgaaccctagaactatcagtaatatgttgcgtcataaagagagattacctcctttaatgcaatccggcgttgtctacatttatacttgctgccAATGCAATAGGCAgggacttacgttggaaacacgcgccgcttgcttaaggtgagatgtgatgcacatatgggcattagtttccgtacagggtgtaaactgtccaacccagaactatctaacattagaaatcatggtaaattttgtaaaaatagtataaactataaggattttaagatattgttatcaagtccatactcacatcaccttccaattttagaatcgctagctataaagaaactagttccaaccttgaacaaccactcttcatctgttcccttaaaccaggcccttcttctgtttactttcgatgcgttttccatacagcaaaTCCAAGAAACGTCGtcgagacaaggtgtcttttttaactattcctaattttaataatgcttttttatttatactataatatatatttagttttattttatttcattatttagagtaacttgtatttcaatattGTGAATTTCCTAGTATTgctttattcaatgtgttgtttttttatgtcaacaaaaataatttaatgctgtattgtatatcagttttttatcttttattttagcctggatgatgagacatggTCTGgaaacgtcgcaatgagaataaagtgacatatgtttaatgctgtcttcttcaacgccttctgatttatatatatatatatatatatatatatatatatatatatatatatatatatatgtatatatatatatatgtatatatatatacatatatatatatatatatatatatatatatatatatatatacatatatatatatatatatatatcatatatatgtatatgtatcattccATAATTAAATAAGGCATAAAGTTATTATGGAAACGAAATGTTGCAGCACATCAGTAAAATATTCATCGTCATCAAGAGAGataaattataaaacaatgaacgtaTTAACGAGTAATTGTTGTATATACAATTGTTGCCGGAACATCACTGCATAGATTCACATTCCtattaacatattaaaatcatgaCCGGGAATAATATTAAACGATTTGCATCCTCTTCAATTTGCTGGCTATTCTGAATGAATGTAGATAATGAACATAGGCAGGTCAATTTGtaatattcaaaatttataataacCAGTTTGACAAACAAACACCAGCAACAAACAGGTACGAAGAGAACAAACAGGAACGAAGAAGAACAAATCAAACTTTTGGAAAGGTATCTTAGCGAATTGATAAAATttcagagatgaaaaaaaaaaacttcactgacGAATAAAAACATCACAAACGAATGCACAGTATAGGgccatacatataaaaaataatcaaacgtAACAATTAAAGGATCAACATAAGcgccagataaataaataaataaacaaataaaagcaagataaaaaatacaaagagtaaactataaaaaaagatcGTAAATTACATAAAGGGAAGCACCGAATGAATaacaaggaaaacaaaattataaacacATGACAGATAAATTATCGTCGTCAACccaaaataaacatagaaataaataaagcaagaatAAAAAAGCGAAGAACCAACTGGAAAAGCGATTGTACGTTATACGAGGAGAGCCCTGAGTAAACaaagaagattaaaataaataatatcgcaaaacaaacaaattatcataataaacttcaaataaaaaaaacacacacacaaagaagaaACCGCATAAgccattgtatattatataaggcTCGTatcgaatgaataaataaaaaagtatacatacataacaaataaACTATGGTCATATACTCTATCTAAGCAAACAAATAAAGTGAGAAAAAAAGCGAAGAACAAACAGCAAAAGCCATCGTATATAAGAAGTaccaaatgaataaacaaaaagaaaataaataatcgcGCATCACAAATAAATTACCATGCAAAAGTCATGGCATATAAGGTGGGCACCAAACgaatagataagaaaaaatacacaTAACATGCAAATTACCGTCATGAACTCTACAAAAAAAAGGGCCaaataagcaatgaaaaaaataaacaaaaaacaaacggcAAAAGTTTATTGTATATAAGGGGGGCACCAAATGAATAgccaagaaaaaaatacacataacTTTATAAATTACTATCATGAAatctacataaacaaataaaaaactaagaaaaaaaaaaaaaaaaaaggcgaacagACCTTCGAGACAGATCTTGCGCCTCTTGAAGAAGAGGACGGTCGGGGGCTGTTTGGGTCGAGGGGAAGTGACGTTGATGTTCATGGTGACGTCGACCTCGGCGCTCCGACTCCCCGTGCAGGGGAGGTCGAGCCGGAAGGTCTCCGGTTCCAGGGGCACCGTCCCCGTCAGGGAGACGTTCACGGAGGGGGCTGCCATCGCCGGACGCATGCCGGGGTCGTCCGTGTCGTTCACCCAGATGTCTAGGTTGTAAAGCACCTGAAGAAGCAGAAGGAAAAGATATGAAAGGGATGGAAGAATGAGGTATattctgaatatttatatatatatattaatatatatatatatcatactattaataatataatatatatatatattatatatgtatgtatatatatatatacatatatatattatattatatataatatattatatataatttatttattaatatctacacacgtatacacatgaatatacatactgcatactatacatatatatatatatatatatatatatatatatatatatatatatatatatatatataaacacacacacacacatatatatatatacatacatatatatatagtatatatatatatatatatatatatatatatatatatatatacatatatatatatttgtgtgtgtgtgtgtgtgtgtgtgcgtgtatttatatatttgtttttgtgttgttaataaaaaaattcattgtgaagtgaagaTGTTACAATTATGTGTGCTATTATTTTTGTATGTCCTTATTTAAAAACATAAGACCTGTGTCCCCTAGAATGTCTGGGGTTAGTTTTATCCTTATTAATATTGCACTTGGAAAAtcgtaacaacatatatatacacatacacggaAAAACATATACACCCTTACATATAAAACACTTCATAATGACGTATTCGTACATACATAATCTAACAGTCTCTCTGAGCTAATCACACGAATCATCCAGAAACCCCACCTTCCTAAAACCACGTAAACAGTCAAATGACTTTCTCGAgaacctataaacaatgaaacatCCCTTCATTCACAGTAAATCACACTTCCAACATTGGGAAACGCGACAGAGTGGATCGGAGCCTTTCGCAAATGGGCCCAGGCCAGCCCACTTCGAAGACAAATCTCCAGAGTCGAATTGGCCAATTCATCGGAACTTGGGATATACAACGAGGCTTTGGGCGATATAAAACTGATTTATAACCATTCGCAGGGCTTCTCTTTGGCCCGTTCGCCTGTAGATGAATGGCTACACTTATTAGCGGCCTTTTGAAAGAAGCAGGTGGGCTTAGCCGCGCGAGAACGGCCGTAGAAGCGACGTCTATGGGACGTTTATGAAATGCGAATGTGGCAGGAGATGGTTATGAATGAGGGTGTGGGAGATGGGGACGGGATAATTCGGTGCAATTAACtgcttacatttacatatgtgtgtgtgtgtatatatgtatatatgcaattatatataatatctatatatatatatatatattatataatatgtatatcttatatatatatataatatatatatatatatctatatatatataaatgtaagtagTATGTGGgcgtgaatatataaatataaggcaTAGAGGTACATACGTAAgtataatgcatatatgtatgtatgtatgtatgtatatatatatatacaatctatatatatatatatatatatatatatattatatattatatattataatataatatatatataatatatgtatatgcgcgtGCGTGTATGAGTGCACATTGTTGTTGATAAAGAGGTCATTCAGTTGgtcttggttttttttatcagttattaaAGCAATACCTCAGTAAACATGTTCTGAGATATATATCAATTAGCTTAGGTACAATTAACTATATACTTCTGAAATGTAATAATACCACAGACAAATCGACACAAACAAACCATGAAATCATAACCTGAGGTTATAGAACCACCAAACTCATTACAGATTTccatttgtaaagaaaaaaaaattaaattatttaaatatttactgtTTTTATCCTCAACTCGTCTCCATCTCCAACCTACGACAcccacaaaaaaagtaaaacaaaaaaaaaaaaagtaagaaaaatcgGAAGTTAAGAGAGAATGATCAAATGTCACATTAACGAACGATCTCCCACACGCCCCTTGTCACGTCACTTCCGCCCACACTTGCCCATTAGAAAAGGCACATGGGGGGGCAATAGGCCCCCCACGGTTGGAGATCCCTACAACCAAACACCTCCTGCGGAGAAGGAATATAAGTATATTCTCCCTCACTATTGGCTCTTCTTCCCCTACTATACATGCCTCTCCCCTAACCCCGacggagcggggggggggggggggggggggggggggggggggggggggggggagatcgcAGTGTTGCCGAGGCTCTTATGAAGCCCGAACTGAGATCTAGGGAAAATGTCAATAGGATCTAGGGAAATGCGAAGGGGAAAAATTCCCTTCACGTGGAGAAACCGAAACAATTTGAGAGATCTTGGAGAAGCCTTTTTTCCCAGAATTTGGGGGGGCATTCGAGGGGGGTGGGATTTGGGGGAAATTCCACGCCAAAAGCCGTGGCAACGCTTcggggaaggggggttggggagTAGAGAAGAAAGGAAGTTATTTTATGTTTAGTCACGTAAAATGAATACCGTAAGGAAAGAAAGCGTGTGAGAATCCATTTGCCTTTCAGCGCCGTTATGTTCGTGTACTTTTGTTGTTGTATGTATTTCTCCTTCTTTATCACCTCTCGGTTCTTTTGCCTTCGTTAGGTTTAATTGCAAGTTGCGCTGCTGTTGCTACTTCCTGTTTTCACGTATCATTTCCTCTGTTTTTATGCGTCATTTCATGTCTGCGCCAGCTGGgaccttaaattttttttctgttcttttttaaaCAGCTGTGAAATCTCACCCCATTTGACATTGCACTGGGAGCATttcaagtaaaaatattaatttgttcCAACCCTAAATAAATTCACACTAATTCCTGgcttaataaattttttaaacccTGTTAACGATGCTGTTTTACACTGAGAATCACAACACATTGTCCAACTTGAAGAATTGgatttcattatgt
This window of the Macrobrachium nipponense isolate FS-2020 chromosome 5, ASM1510439v2, whole genome shotgun sequence genome carries:
- the LOC135215728 gene encoding tyrosine-protein kinase RYK-like translates to MDEHAHWGLAAELFYVREGVVNEYAMNWIVPVKADVHSLYFTWQATSKKQVLYNLDIWVNDTDDPGMRPAMAAPSVNVSLTGTVPLEPETFRLDLPCTGSRSAEVDVTMNINVTSPRPKQPPTVLFFKRRKICLEGQSAEMYSPHLGPLGDHGDSLPVFYYIVSVLAGITLVVTVIVGVAFFRRRKLKRDTDHRILGISTGPPPVKTGTLTDSTLLRPPASINNTYTLPSSLTNSYASIRKLNTPISPMTPTPAHTTYATPQPYASTAVTLTPCSRDTVGSRDTCNSSRDTGTRETCKSSNTLNRSEVIVDPSAAELQERFRQMEVERPRVRLTAVVQEGSFGRVFRGWIQRDHPEQDQQVLIKTVTEGAPHDELVLLYREGTHLFNLYHRNVLTMVGISFANNSSPFLIYPFHGYQNLKKYLQEHRGGHLRAPELVELAVQAAQGLSFLHTANVLHGDIAARNCVVSEKLQLRITDAALSRDLFPSDYESVEHETPRPIKWMSYETINENVISSASDVWSYGVLVWELTTLAQQPYVEVAACEMGEYLRDGYRLAQPLNCPDDLYKVMAFCWAIHPKDRPHAKLILDYIAAFHKQLNTFI